The following proteins are co-located in the Argopecten irradians isolate NY chromosome 9, Ai_NY, whole genome shotgun sequence genome:
- the LOC138331251 gene encoding uncharacterized protein, protein MNNSFRNGDMDNGQRLCLRFEVRGGGHFVSRNVQTHAIHSVPYPKTSSTRELCYWYDNASPEHCLEHSSCATEPLDTTSRILTSRDFTVTLTGWNDPSPVPGDPKFASGIHTYVVNMYEVKKSGYDFLDVARIPVIPAVHKEKLSPVNISIPSNLPNPAMYAIVLEVTDIANNVRQARRFVMFDNSSTVTSRDDKHFYSTTASKKTSHRWQTNLGQICYSWTDKYYNDKFHTLNLLKPIRNDPHGLISGVYEQTTGILPVSGTENIHGITRFYYTLRRDEMVINKADVPDFTSQKLCVSPKLTDGETYRLDLVAEDVMTHTYTDSLVTYIDSSEPDIVDIWLEKDGYERLFVHNSIDLSKMILTFEASDIHSGIHSVDWSLGTIFGGNDIGQGSIGVQRLGPNITCPDAVLACYCPSVGVCSFNNFTLHLNSLVHNHTHKGNHNRQYHFTITVTNIAQLVSVEHLEILADDSPPAPGVVMEGTVGSPDIDYTSDEIITVNWAGFIDHESGIKLYKMGSST, encoded by the exons ATGAACAACTCCTTCAGAAACGGTGATATGGATAACGGACAAAG GCTCTGTCTGCGATTTGAAGTTCGTGGAGGCGGCCATTTTGTGTCAAGGAATGTCCAAACACATGCCATACATTCAGTACCATACCCTAAAACTTCCTCTACGAGGGAATTATGTTATTGGTATGATAATGCATCACCAGAACACTGCCTGGAGCATTCCTCCTGTGCTACAGAACCACTGGACACGACCAGTCGTATCCTGACAAGTCGGGACTTCACAGTGACCTTAACAGGCTGGAATGACCCCTCTCCTGTACCGGGAGATCCAAAGTTCGCTTCCGGTATACACACATACGTGGTTAACAtgtatgaagttaaaaaatctGGGTATGATTTCCTTGACGTTGCCAGAATTCCTGTTATACCGGCAGTACATAAAGAGAAGTTATCTCCGGTAAATATCAGCATTCCCTCCAATTTACCAAATCCAGCTATGTACGCTATAGTATTAGAAGTGACGGACATTGCTAACAATGTGCGACAAGCTCGAAGATTCGTCATGTTTGACAATTCATCAACCGTAACCTCGCGGGATGACAAACATTTCTATTCCACAACAGCCTCTAAGAAAACCAGCCACAGGTGGCAAACAAACCTTGGACAGATATGTTACTCCTGGACCGACAAATACTACAACGACAAATTCCATACTCTGAATCTTCTAAAACCAATACGAAACGATCCTCATGGCTTGATATCTGGTGTGTACGAACAAACAACTGGAATCCTACCCGTATCAGGAACTGAAAATATCCACGGCATTACGAGGTTTTACTACACACTAAGACGGGATGAGATGGTAATAAATAAGGCAGATGTTCCTGACTTTACGTCACAGAAATTATGTGTCTCACCAAAACTAACTGATGGGGAAACTTATCGTTTAGATTTAGTAGCAGAAGATGTGATGACCCATACCTATACTGACTCCCTGGTTACTTACATTGACTCCAGTGAACCTGACATAGTCGATATTTGGCTTGAGAAAGACGGATATGAGCGACTCTTTGTACATAACAGTATCGACTTGTCTAAAATGATTCTCACATTCGAGGCTTCTGATATACACAGTGGTATTCACTCCGTAGACTGGTCTCTTGGTACAATTTTTGGAGGGAACGATATTGGACAGGGCTCCATTGGTGTACAGCGGCTCGGCCCGAAC ATCACTTGTCCGGATGCTGTACTGGCGTGTTACTGTCCTTCTGTAGGAGTTTGCTCCTTTAACAATTTCACGCTCCATCTGAACTCACTCGTCCACAACCACACCCATAAAGGAAATCACAACCGCCAGTACCACTTTACCATAACAGTTACCAATATAGCTCAACTTGTCTCTGTAGAACATTTAGAAATCCTGGCTGACGACTCGCCACCCGCCCCGGGGGTTGTGATGGAAGGGACGGTCGGGTCACCAGACATAGACTACACGAGTGATGAGATAATTACTGTTAACTGGGCCGGATTCATTGATCACGAGAGTGGTATAAAGTTGTATAAG ATGGGAAGTTCTACGTGA